ATGCTCCGCGTCATGGTACCTCAGGCGGGCGGGGGAGCAGACAAAATTTATCCTAGGAAGTGCCTCCGATCGAGTATATTTGAGAGAGTTGGGCTGCCTTTTTGGGATAACTCCTTAATATTTGCTCCTCTAAACGTATAAGGGTTCGGCTAGATGCGGTTAGTTGATTATCTTGCTCCATCAAAACATTTTAAGGGGTGGGCTAGAGATGCCCTAAGACATTCAATTTGCAGATTTAGTGGGCCGAAGCACACCTTAGAATTAGGTGATCCACTGGTTCtgggttttttttttgcgaaaatgatTAAGATCTATTATTAAAGTTCACCGGAATACAAAACATCTCAAACacaataaaaattacatcgagattcCGAAACCACCGAACGACCACTACCTTCAGAAGAACGAGCCGTTGCAGTGTCGATGTCGTCGCCCCCCTATTGATGACGGTTTGACCTTGTCGATAATAGCCGGGAAGTATTCATGGATGTGCTCCTAAGAACCATCGACATGGAGCCGCAATCGCCGTCATTGAGTCCTTGAATAAATCTGAAGCATCTAACACCAAATCTCGTCACACGATGAGAAACACTAACCTCACGGCCCCAAGGAGATGTCGGGGATATACACTGGAGCTTCGTCGACTATGTCCGGATGGACAAACTCGGATCGAAGCCCAAAAGACAAACTCGAAAAAGAAGTGTCACCATCTACTCGCGGAAAGATAAAGTCTAATGACAAGCATTGGTAATTCTCTCACCGGGCCAGCCACTAGAATCAGTCAATGAAAAAGCAAGCGCAAGTGTAGAGGGGAATTGCGCAAGTGCAGAGAGGAATTTTGCAAGCTAGGAGGAATAGAAAATCCTAACTAAGAGCGTCGCACCTGCGATGACTAAAACCCTAACCTAAATTACTAACCGAATCGAATGCACCAGGATTCCCCTTCCCGTTACCGGCCGCCGGAGCGGCAGGCAAAGGAAAGGCGAATCAACAGGCTCGCCGACAAAGCATGGACGGGAGATTTTGCCCTAGCCGCCAAAGGGATAGGGATGGGAAACAAAAACCCCAACGATGAGCATACACATTAGGGCATCCACCGATTCAGTTGCACGCACAAATCAGAGAAGCAGTGATAAATGTTCCTCCGTTGCCTCTTGACCATGTAGTATACCCTCATATGCAGCTGGTCTCGGCATGCAAGCCAAGAAATACTCTCCATTTTTTGGGGGAATGACGGTAGCCCAAAAAAATCCAAAGAATAATTTATTTAAATCTATAAAAATATAGTAACAAATGTTTGCTGAGATGGTACCCACTACTTTAAGGCGTCATGGTGTCCCGAGGACACGCACATGGTCATGCTCGATGATCGTAGATGGAGCGTTCTCCGTTGTCGCTCTCGCAACTCTCTTTTTTTCTAAAATAAAATGTTTTCCTTGAGCCTTGGGGATGTCCTATATCTGGGTTGGATGGGAAACCAAAGCAGGTGCTACGCCACCGAACTTTTAGCGGCGCAGAAGAAATAGGACTAGAGGGAGGGAAGTAGTTTGTTTTATGGAGAAATAAGGCAGTTTAAAATTAGAAATGCCAGAGCATCCCCATCCCCAGGCAATAATTGAGCAAGCAAAGCCTTTAATCACTCCCTGTAAACGTGTATCTATATATTAGGAGCCTGCAGCAATTAACCCAAGGAAAGGGTACTGCTAATATAGAGGAGGTGGACAGGCCAGCCCCCCTCTGGCCTTGTTCTCTCCCCCACATGCCCTGCCCAAGGTGATCATTCTTCCTTCAACCATCCATCAATCCATGGATGATGCTTTTGAGATTCAGCATGTGAATTGATTACTTCTCTGTTCATCATTCTCCTCCGATTTGGTTGTTTTTCTGCTTGTGAATTGATTCTGTCTCTCCCGGTTTTGCATTTGGTTCTTGATGAGATTGTTGGGTAGATGTTGTTTTTGGAGCCTGGAAAGAACGATGTGCATCCCTCCCATCATTCGATTCGATGACAAAAACAAAAAAGGCAATCTCATCTCGTGTGGTTAGCTAGCTTGTATTCTACGTGTGGAGAACATGATTCCATGAATCCATCAAAAGTTGGTGCTGCATTGGCTTCCGATTCTTCCGATTCCTGGCCATTGCTGGTGTCGAGCTCTAATCTTCCCCTTCCTGCTTGATTCGTCAGTGCCAAATCCAAGAATTAGAGCTGCTCCATTGACGGGGGAGAGATCGACAGCAATGGGGGAGCTGGTGGTCGCACGGAGGTACTGGTGCCACATGTGCGCCGCGGCGGTCAGCCCCGTGGCCGCGGACGCCGGGGTGGAGATCAAGTGCCCGTATTGCGGCAGCGGCTTCCTCGAGGAGATGGAGACCGCCCGCAGCAGCGTCGCCGCCGGCACCGGCCACGCCCACGCCCACGCCAGCGGCACCTACCCTAGCGCCGACAACGCCATCTCCATCTGGGCCCCCATCATCGACAGCATGGTCGGCGACCCCGTCCGGCGCCGTCGCAGCAACCGCCGTACTGTGGACGCCGTGGCCGCCGCAGAGGACGAGCTGGACAACGTCGACTTCTCGCGACGCCGGCGGCGCGCCACCGCGTTCCTGCGGCTCCTGCAGGCGATCCGGGAGCGCCAGCTGCAGCGCCTCGAGTCCGCGGCCGCCCTCGGCAACGGTGGCGGCCTCGAGGCAGAGCACTACAGCCCATTCGGCCGGAGCATCTTCGCCGCCGCCCCCCTCGGGGAGCACGGCATGGCGCTGGGGGACTACTTTCTTGGGCCCGGGCTGGACGCCCTGATGCAGCAGCTGGCCGAGAGCGATGCGGGGCGGCAGGGCACGCCGCCGGCAAAGAAGGACGCCGTGGAGGCGCTGCCGACCGTGGAGGTGGTGGGCGGGTGCAACGAGGAGGACGCGGCCAGCTGCGCGGTGTGCCTGGAGGACTACGCGTCTGGCGAGCGCGCCCGGGAGCTGCCCTGCAGGCACaggttccactcccagtgcattgtGCCGTGGCTGGACATGCACAGCTCCTGCCCGGTCTGCCGGTTCCAGCTGCCGGCCGACGACGACCCAAAGAGCTCATGCGGCAGCGGCAGTGGGAgtagcagcaccaccaccacctacgtCACCTACGTCAGTGCTGAGGTGAACGACAATGTGGATGGTCATGGCAATGAGAGTGGCGATGAGGCAGCGGGCAATGCAGCCGTGGAGCGCCAAGACGGCGATGTGGAGGGTGAAGGAAACGCGAGCCGTCTGCCGGCGTCCATACAGTGGCTCAACAGCCTCTTCTCCCCGCAGGCGACATCACCATCCTCCACTTCCACTTCCACTTCCGGCGGCAGCTCGCGGCACTTTGAGGACTAaatctgctctgctctgctccgtTTGGATGCCATTGCCATACCTACCACGCACGCAAGGGTCTGCTGCTTGGAGCTTTTCTCTCCGTCTCTTCTTCGTGTGAATCGGTCATTTGGGTGTAATTTAAAAAGAAAAAACAAGGGTTGCACAGTTTAAATTTGATACATTTTGTCAAATATATGACCAATGTTCATCAGTTTTCAAACTCTACACAACGATAATCAACCCTGTGCCAGAATTCAAGAGTGTGTGGGCATAATTGATCTAACGCTTTTATGTTGTCAATCATCCTTCTTCACCATTTTGATATAAACTAGTAGCAAGTACCAAATGTTAGAAATATAACGCAAACAACAGGCAAACATATGAAGTGAAGCAGCTATCAGGTAGTTCAATCATTGCATATAAGTAAGTTATAGTAGTAGCAAAACAAGCTGCTACCATAATAGTTTTGGTGTTTCCATGGCTAACCCCTCTCATAAAGAGTAAACAGCCACAACTTGATAACACAAAGTTTTAACCAGGTTGCACTGCCGCAATCTTGGCAGCAAAACTGTGGGTATGCGTAGCCTCGCAAAAAAAAGGAAAATCCCCAGGCAAAATGGTGTTGCATTGTCGCTGCCACAAGCTTACACGGTCAAGAGCTTGATGACGGATGCATTCCCGATGCGGTGAAGGGCCACAATGGACTCACCAGCGTTGCAAAGCCCCATCTCCTTGGCGTTCTTCATGGCAAACCTCAGTGCCTCTTCCGTGGCTTCACTGTCAAACGCCTTGGCAGTGCCAGCACTCAGCATAGGGATCACGCCCCTCACGATCAGGCTTTGCCTGGCAGGCCCCTCGTCGCTGCAGATCCAGTCAAACTCGACCGTCTTGAGCTCAGGAACCACGACAGACAGTATCGGCATGGATGGCCTGTACTTGGCTACAAGCCTTGCAGTTGTTCCTCCCCTGGTCAGTACCAAGATAAGCGTCGCCTTAGCTGAGTTCGCTGTGCGGACAGCTGATGAGGCAAGGCTCTCCAATGGGCTCATGGGAATTGGGGCTGATGACATGATTGATTTAAAAACAGCAGAATAGTCCACACATGACTCGGCCTGCAAGCAGATCTTGGCCATAGTTTGCACTGCCAGTTCTGGATAAGCTCCAGCAGCTGTCTCACCACTGAGCATGACACAGTCAGTGCCATCAAGAACTGCATTGGCAACATCTGTTGCTTCCGCTCGAGTAGGGCGAGGAGACTTGATCATAGACTCCAACATCTGGGTTGCGGTCACAACTGGCTTGCCCTGAATGTTGCACTTGAAAATCATCACCTTCTGTGCATAAAAGATCTTCTCTACAGGAATTTCCATGCCCAAATCACCTCTTGCCACCATAAAAGCATCAGACTGTGCCAGGATATCGTCAAAGTTAGCTACTCCTTCCTGGTTCTCAACCTGCACATTCAAATTAATTGTAATGAACTGCTAGGTGAAAGTGCAGAAGTGCATACTCAAATGAGACAATGGCATACCTTTGACATCAGCATTATTGACTTGGCATGCTCCCCAAGTACCTTCCTGACCTCCACAAGATCTGAACCTTTGCGGACAAACGACAAAGCAATCATGTCAATCTTGTTCGGGACACCCCATTGAAGGATATCCTCCTTGTCCTTT
The Triticum dicoccoides isolate Atlit2015 ecotype Zavitan chromosome 3A, WEW_v2.0, whole genome shotgun sequence genome window above contains:
- the LOC119267994 gene encoding E3 ubiquitin-protein ligase SIRP1-like is translated as MGELVVARRYWCHMCAAAVSPVAADAGVEIKCPYCGSGFLEEMETARSSVAAGTGHAHAHASGTYPSADNAISIWAPIIDSMVGDPVRRRRSNRRTVDAVAAAEDELDNVDFSRRRRRATAFLRLLQAIRERQLQRLESAAALGNGGGLEAEHYSPFGRSIFAAAPLGEHGMALGDYFLGPGLDALMQQLAESDAGRQGTPPAKKDAVEALPTVEVVGGCNEEDAASCAVCLEDYASGERARELPCRHRFHSQCIVPWLDMHSSCPVCRFQLPADDDPKSSCGSGSGSSSTTTTYVTYVSAEVNDNVDGHGNESGDEAAGNAAVERQDGDVEGEGNASRLPASIQWLNSLFSPQATSPSSTSTSTSGGSSRHFED
- the LOC119267993 gene encoding pyruvate kinase, cytosolic isozyme-like; translation: MVSNGELSQPQAGEYGLAVMRRRPKTKIVCTLGPASRSVDMIEKLLRAGMCVARFNFSHGSHDYHQETLDNLHAAMERTGILCAVMLDTKGPEIRTGFLKDGKPIQLRKGQEIVISTDYSIKGDDKMISMSYKKLAVDLKPGSVILCADGTITLTVLHCDKEQGLVRCCCENTAMLGERKNVNLPGVVVDLPTLTEKDKEDILQWGVPNKIDMIALSFVRKGSDLVEVRKVLGEHAKSIMLMSKVENQEGVANFDDILAQSDAFMVARGDLGMEIPVEKIFYAQKVMIFKCNIQGKPVVTATQMLESMIKSPRPTRAEATDVANAVLDGTDCVMLSGETAAGAYPELAVQTMAKICLQAESCVDYSAVFKSIMSSAPIPMSPLESLASSAVRTANSAKATLILVLTRGGTTARLVAKYRPSMPILSVVVPELKTVEFDWICSDEGPARQSLIVRGVIPMLSAGTAKAFDSEATEEALRFAMKNAKEMGLCNAGESIVALHRIGNASVIKLLTV